Proteins from a genomic interval of Sporomusaceae bacterium:
- a CDS encoding GntR family transcriptional regulator: MSRETEFSPASDASLRNKVFKYIKSQIINGSFGPGETLLESKLSEELGVSRTPIREAIRLLEMEGLVETTTKKGAIVLGISHQDVEDIYAIRQLVEGLAARWAAERLSPAELKELQKTYELMEFYAQKNDVEEIAELDNKFHQMIYEAAGSKILYLTLHNLHQYVQMARLKSLGMQNRLPHTLAEHHAILEAFEAKDAVGAEKALTEHVRKAYMNIRRQLQIDPVKQ; this comes from the coding sequence ATGTCACGGGAAACAGAATTTTCCCCCGCCAGTGATGCGTCTTTGCGCAACAAAGTATTTAAATACATTAAGTCACAAATAATCAACGGCTCTTTCGGCCCCGGCGAAACACTACTCGAATCGAAGCTGTCCGAGGAACTCGGCGTAAGCCGCACCCCGATTCGCGAAGCCATCCGCCTGCTGGAAATGGAAGGCCTCGTCGAAACCACCACGAAAAAAGGGGCCATCGTCCTCGGCATCTCCCATCAGGACGTCGAGGACATCTACGCCATCCGTCAGCTCGTCGAAGGACTCGCGGCCCGCTGGGCGGCCGAGCGCCTCTCGCCCGCCGAACTGAAGGAACTGCAGAAAACCTACGAACTGATGGAATTCTACGCCCAGAAGAACGATGTCGAGGAAATCGCCGAGCTTGACAACAAATTTCACCAGATGATCTACGAGGCTGCCGGCAGCAAAATCCTCTACCTCACCCTGCACAACCTGCACCAGTACGTCCAGATGGCCCGCCTCAAATCCCTCGGCATGCAGAACCGCCTGCCCCACACCCTCGCCGAGCACCACGCCATCCTCGAAGCCTTCGAGGCCAAAGACGCGGTCGGCGCGGAAAAGGCGCTCACCGAGCACGTCCGCAAAGCCTACATGAATATCCGCCGTCAGCTGCAAATCGACCCTGTCAAGCAATAA